A window of Ruminococcus champanellensis 18P13 = JCM 17042 contains these coding sequences:
- a CDS encoding arsenate reductase family protein translates to MKIQIFGKAKSFDTKKAERYFKERGIPFQSVDILRKGLSRGELDSVLRAVGGLEAVIDDTAKDYCMIKYLLEDAKLEKLMEQPSLYRTPIVRNGRQATVGYCPEIWKQWEEAERHAM, encoded by the coding sequence ATGAAAATTCAGATATTCGGAAAGGCAAAAAGCTTTGACACCAAGAAGGCGGAGCGGTATTTCAAGGAACGGGGCATTCCCTTTCAGTCGGTAGACATTCTTCGGAAGGGGCTGAGCCGGGGCGAACTGGACAGCGTGCTTCGGGCAGTGGGCGGTCTGGAGGCGGTGATTGACGATACGGCAAAGGACTACTGCATGATCAAATATCTGCTGGAGGATGCAAAGCTAGAAAAGCTGATGGAGCAGCCCAGCCTGTACCGCACCCCCATCGTCCGCAACGGCAGACAGGCTACTGTGGGCTACTGTCCGGAGATATGGAAGCAGTGGGAAGAGGCGGAGCGTCATGCAATGTGA
- a CDS encoding DUF6472 family protein, producing the protein MQCESCVYYVYDEELDCYSCLVELDEDEYGRFLRGECRSCPYYRLDDEYGVVRHQM; encoded by the coding sequence ATGCAATGTGAAAGCTGTGTCTATTATGTATATGATGAGGAGCTGGACTGCTATAGCTGCCTGGTAGAGCTGGACGAGGACGAATACGGCAGATTCCTCCGGGGAGAATGCCGCAGCTGTCCCTATTACCGGCTGGATGATGAATACGGTGTGGTCAGACACCAGATGTGA
- the ybaK gene encoding Cys-tRNA(Pro) deacylase — protein sequence MGKEVKTNAMRILDRLKLPYTLNSYECKEFIDGVHIADMLGQDPAQSFKTLVCSGKGGGYYVFVLPVARELDLKKAARAVGAKAVELLPVKEINAVTGYIRGGCTAIGMKKQYPTVIDQSAGEFDRIIISGGRIGSQIFLAPDDFIKATGGSYGDILAEM from the coding sequence ATGGGAAAAGAAGTAAAGACAAATGCGATGCGGATCCTGGACAGACTGAAGCTGCCCTATACGCTGAACAGCTACGAGTGCAAGGAGTTCATTGACGGGGTACACATTGCGGATATGCTGGGGCAGGATCCTGCCCAGTCCTTCAAGACCCTGGTGTGCAGCGGCAAGGGGGGCGGCTATTATGTATTCGTACTGCCGGTTGCCCGGGAACTGGATCTGAAAAAAGCCGCCCGTGCAGTGGGCGCCAAGGCGGTGGAACTGCTGCCGGTGAAGGAGATCAACGCTGTCACCGGATACATCCGGGGCGGCTGTACTGCCATCGGCATGAAAAAGCAGTATCCTACGGTGATCGATCAGTCTGCCGGGGAATTTGACCGGATCATCATCAGCGGCGGACGCATCGGCAGCCAGATTTTTCTCGCACCGGACGATTTTATCAAAGCCACCGGAGGCAGTTACGGGGATATTCTTGCGGAAATGTAA
- a CDS encoding sulfide/dihydroorotate dehydrogenase-like FAD/NAD-binding protein — protein sequence MFRIVQKRVLNDAVVLMEFEAPYIAKKAQAGQFIIFRIDEQGERIPLTIADYDRENGTITIIFQIVGKSTQHLATLNEGDTILDLVGPLGVPTHLDPDVKRVCVVGGGVGCAIAYPQAKALHSRGIYVDVIAGFRSKDIVILEDEFKAVCNELVLCTDDGSYGKKGFVTNALQELIDAGRNYDAVIAIGPVPMMKFVCKVTEPYNLKTIVSLNPIMIDGTGMCGGCRVTVGGKIRYACVEGPDFDGHQVDFDELMRRNGTYREYEQHCRLMAQAEK from the coding sequence ATGTTCCGAATTGTTCAGAAAAGAGTACTCAATGATGCGGTAGTACTGATGGAATTTGAAGCCCCTTACATTGCCAAGAAGGCACAGGCAGGGCAGTTTATTATTTTCCGCATCGATGAGCAGGGGGAGCGGATTCCGCTGACCATTGCTGATTACGACCGGGAGAACGGCACCATCACAATCATTTTTCAGATCGTGGGCAAGTCCACACAGCATCTTGCCACCCTCAACGAAGGGGATACCATTCTGGATCTGGTAGGGCCGCTGGGAGTTCCTACCCACCTGGATCCGGATGTAAAGCGGGTATGCGTTGTGGGGGGCGGCGTAGGCTGCGCCATTGCATATCCCCAGGCCAAGGCGCTCCACAGTAGGGGCATCTATGTGGACGTAATTGCCGGCTTCCGCAGCAAGGATATTGTGATCCTGGAGGATGAGTTCAAGGCTGTGTGCAATGAACTGGTGCTCTGCACCGATGACGGCAGCTACGGCAAGAAGGGCTTTGTGACCAACGCCCTGCAGGAGCTGATCGATGCAGGCAGAAATTATGACGCTGTCATTGCCATCGGACCGGTGCCTATGATGAAGTTTGTCTGCAAGGTAACAGAGCCTTATAATCTGAAGACCATCGTATCCCTGAACCCCATCATGATCGACGGCACAGGCATGTGCGGCGGATGTCGGGTAACAGTGGGGGGCAAGATTCGCTATGCCTGCGTAGAGGGCCCGGATTTCGACGGCCACCAGGTGGACTTTGACGAGCTGATGCGCCGTAACGGCACATACAGAGAATACGAGCAGCACTGTCGGCTGATGGCACAGGCTGAAAAATAA
- the gltA gene encoding NADPH-dependent glutamate synthase: MANMSLKKVPMPEQKPEVRARNFQEVTLGYSKAMAMEEASRCLNCKNKPCVSGCPVGVRIPEFIACVAAGDFDKAYDIITSTNGLPAVCGRVCPQEHQCESKCVRGIKGEPVGIGRLERFVADYKMEQGNTKVEVPASNGHKVAVVGAGPSGLTCAGDLARLGYQVTVFEAFHVAGGVLMYGIPEFRLPKAIVQKEIKTLKALGVNIMTDMVIGKVLSVDELLEDGYEAIFIGSGAGLPRFMGIEGEALVGVCSANEYLTRINLMKGYLEEYDTPVIKSKRVAVVGGGNVAMDAARSAMRMGAEHVYIVYRRSEEEMPARKEEVHHAKEEGIEFLNLNNPVKIIGDENGRVCAMECIRMELGEPDESGRRSPIPVEGSNYNLEVDTVIMSIGTSPNPLIRTTTSGLEANKRGCLIVDEAMCTTKEGVYAGGDAVTGAATVILAMGAGKTAAQSIDKYIQNK; this comes from the coding sequence ATGGCTAACATGTCTTTAAAGAAGGTGCCTATGCCGGAGCAAAAGCCGGAAGTGCGGGCACGGAACTTTCAGGAAGTAACCCTGGGCTATTCCAAGGCAATGGCAATGGAGGAAGCCTCCCGCTGTCTGAACTGTAAGAACAAGCCCTGCGTGTCCGGATGCCCGGTGGGAGTTCGGATCCCGGAGTTTATTGCATGTGTTGCAGCAGGGGATTTTGACAAGGCGTATGACATCATCACCTCCACCAACGGTCTGCCGGCGGTCTGCGGTCGTGTATGTCCCCAGGAGCATCAGTGCGAGAGCAAGTGCGTTCGGGGCATCAAGGGCGAACCGGTGGGCATTGGTCGACTGGAGCGCTTTGTAGCGGATTACAAGATGGAGCAGGGAAATACCAAGGTTGAGGTTCCTGCCTCCAATGGACATAAGGTAGCGGTAGTCGGCGCAGGCCCCAGCGGTCTGACCTGTGCGGGGGATCTGGCTCGGCTGGGCTATCAGGTTACCGTATTCGAGGCATTCCACGTTGCCGGCGGCGTGCTGATGTATGGCATTCCGGAGTTCCGTCTGCCCAAGGCCATTGTACAGAAGGAGATCAAGACTCTGAAGGCACTGGGCGTGAACATTATGACCGATATGGTGATCGGCAAGGTGTTGTCCGTGGATGAGCTGCTGGAGGATGGCTACGAGGCGATTTTCATCGGCTCCGGTGCAGGTCTGCCCCGGTTCATGGGCATCGAGGGCGAGGCACTGGTAGGCGTTTGCTCCGCCAACGAGTATCTGACCCGGATCAATCTGATGAAGGGCTATCTGGAAGAGTATGATACTCCGGTCATCAAGTCCAAGCGGGTCGCAGTGGTGGGCGGCGGCAACGTTGCCATGGACGCTGCAAGAAGCGCAATGCGTATGGGCGCTGAGCATGTATACATCGTGTACCGCCGTTCCGAGGAGGAGATGCCTGCCCGGAAGGAGGAGGTACATCACGCCAAGGAAGAGGGCATTGAGTTTTTGAATCTGAACAATCCGGTGAAGATCATCGGAGACGAAAACGGCAGAGTCTGCGCCATGGAGTGCATCCGCATGGAGCTGGGCGAGCCGGATGAAAGCGGACGTCGCAGCCCCATCCCGGTGGAGGGCTCCAACTACAATTTGGAGGTGGATACGGTAATCATGTCCATCGGCACCTCTCCGAATCCTCTGATCCGGACTACCACTTCCGGTCTGGAGGCAAACAAGCGGGGCTGTCTGATCGTGGACGAGGCTATGTGTACCACCAAGGAAGGTGTGTATGCCGGCGGTGACGCAGTGACCGGTGCAGCAACGGTAATCCTGGCCATGGGTGCCGGCAAGACTGCTGCCCAGTCCATCGACAAGTACATTCAGAACAAGTAA
- the yajC gene encoding preprotein translocase subunit YajC, with the protein MFTSLHTFAAEQSATSGGAYGLVGILPWVIVLVALYFIMIRPQRKKEKETIRMRSNIQIGDEILTIGGIVGIVVRKGEDTVVIETGGDRSKLRIRIEAVQENLTAQEEAAKEKKEKQNAKLTPGAPKKEKPKKEKSESEE; encoded by the coding sequence ATGTTTACGAGTTTGCACACATTCGCAGCTGAACAGAGTGCCACCAGCGGTGGTGCGTATGGCTTGGTGGGGATCCTGCCCTGGGTGATCGTTCTGGTTGCGCTGTACTTCATTATGATTCGTCCGCAGCGCAAGAAGGAAAAAGAGACTATCCGGATGCGCTCCAATATCCAGATCGGTGACGAGATTCTGACCATCGGCGGCATTGTAGGCATCGTTGTGCGCAAGGGCGAGGATACTGTAGTCATTGAAACCGGCGGCGACCGCAGCAAGCTGCGGATCCGGATCGAGGCTGTGCAGGAAAATCTGACTGCACAGGAGGAAGCGGCTAAGGAGAAGAAGGAAAAGCAGAATGCCAAGCTGACCCCCGGCGCACCGAAAAAGGAAAAGCCCAAGAAGGAAAAGAGCGAATCCGAGGAATAA
- a CDS encoding TIGR04086 family membrane protein — protein sequence MSRRTRRAAPWYRKYWLAIAGGLLLCIGILSLGALAASLADLPRWVMNSLVLAALGCGAYLTGLLAGRRHRRHGLRNGGLLGVLLGICVLGISTACTGHVPHLHALVRLVWMAVCGGAGGVQGVNQKQPGVPEE from the coding sequence ATGAGCCGACGAACACGCAGAGCAGCTCCGTGGTATCGCAAGTATTGGCTTGCGATTGCCGGGGGGCTGCTTCTTTGTATAGGCATTCTCAGCTTGGGGGCATTGGCTGCATCTCTGGCGGATCTGCCCCGGTGGGTGATGAACAGCCTGGTGCTGGCAGCGCTGGGCTGCGGCGCATATCTGACCGGCTTACTGGCAGGGCGGCGCCACCGTCGGCATGGGCTGCGGAACGGGGGACTGCTGGGGGTGCTGTTGGGAATCTGCGTGCTTGGGATCAGTACAGCCTGTACAGGACATGTACCGCATCTGCACGCTTTGGTGCGGCTGGTGTGGATGGCGGTCTGCGGCGGCGCAGGGGGCGTACAAGGCGTCAATCAGAAGCAGCCAGGGGTGCCGGAGGAGTAG
- the scfA gene encoding six-cysteine ranthipeptide SCIFF has translation MKHIQTINKANLKETAKKGGCGKCQASCQSACKTSCTVANQKCEK, from the coding sequence ATGAAACACATTCAGACAATCAATAAGGCAAACCTGAAGGAAACTGCAAAGAAGGGCGGCTGTGGCAAGTGCCAGGCATCCTGTCAGTCTGCTTGTAAGACTTCTTGCACAGTTGCAAATCAGAAGTGTGAGAAATAA
- the scfB gene encoding thioether cross-link-forming SCIFF peptide maturase, with translation MIHKFKLNGFNIVLDVNSGGVHVVDELTYDLLDNVQPPFAPECPQEVVSKLTRFYAPEDIRSCYEEILELYKDKILFSEDDYEKFAKYSVAAPVKAMCLHIAHDCNLRCEYCFASTGDFGKGRKLMPLEIGKKAIDFLLEQSRDRETLELDFFGGEPLMNFDVVKEVVKYARSKEQEYGKRFRFTITTNGMLLTDDKIDFINKEMSNVVLSLDGRREVNDRVRKRVDGTGCYDRILPAFQKLVAQRGDKDYYVRGTFTKYNLDFSDDVFSLYDAGFDQISVEPVVSDPAKPYALTERELSDIFCE, from the coding sequence ATGATACACAAGTTTAAACTAAACGGATTCAATATTGTGCTGGACGTGAACAGCGGCGGTGTCCATGTGGTGGACGAGCTGACCTACGATCTGCTGGACAATGTGCAGCCGCCCTTTGCACCGGAATGTCCCCAGGAGGTTGTCAGCAAGCTGACCCGGTTCTATGCGCCGGAGGATATCCGTTCCTGCTATGAGGAGATCCTGGAGCTGTACAAGGACAAGATTCTCTTTTCGGAGGATGATTACGAGAAATTTGCCAAGTATTCCGTTGCAGCACCGGTCAAGGCCATGTGTCTGCATATTGCTCATGACTGCAACCTGAGATGTGAATACTGCTTTGCATCCACCGGTGATTTCGGCAAGGGTCGGAAGCTGATGCCCTTGGAGATCGGCAAAAAAGCCATTGATTTTCTTCTGGAGCAGTCCAGGGATCGGGAGACTCTGGAGCTGGACTTCTTTGGCGGTGAGCCTTTGATGAACTTTGATGTGGTCAAGGAAGTGGTGAAATACGCTCGCAGCAAGGAGCAGGAATACGGCAAGCGGTTCCGCTTTACCATTACCACCAACGGCATGCTGCTGACGGATGATAAGATCGACTTCATCAACAAGGAAATGTCCAACGTGGTGCTGTCCCTGGACGGTAGACGGGAGGTCAACGACCGGGTGCGCAAGCGTGTGGACGGTACCGGCTGCTACGACCGGATCCTGCCTGCGTTCCAGAAGCTGGTGGCACAGCGTGGGGATAAGGATTACTATGTGCGGGGCACCTTTACCAAGTACAATCTGGATTTCTCCGATGATGTGTTCAGCCTGTATGATGCAGGCTTTGACCAGATTTCCGTGGAGCCGGTGGTCAGTGATCCTGCAAAGCCCTATGCTCTGACCGAACGGGAGCTGTCTGATATTTTCTGCGAAT
- a CDS encoding SPASM domain-containing protein, translating to KRFNFFHFMIDLDQGPCAIKRLRGCGCGNEYVAITPDGDIYPCHQFVGMEEYKMGNLDEGTFNLDIKAEFAAAHVYTKPECKQCWAKFYCSGGCNANNYQYAGDIHNAHKFSCQLQKKRLECAIMIKAAHLAEDLADK from the coding sequence AAAGCGGTTCAACTTCTTCCACTTTATGATCGACCTGGATCAGGGCCCCTGCGCCATCAAGCGGCTGCGGGGTTGCGGCTGCGGCAATGAGTATGTTGCCATCACGCCGGACGGAGATATTTACCCGTGTCATCAGTTTGTAGGCATGGAAGAATACAAGATGGGGAACCTGGATGAGGGAACCTTTAATCTGGATATCAAGGCGGAGTTTGCTGCGGCGCATGTATACACCAAACCGGAATGTAAGCAGTGCTGGGCAAAATTTTATTGCAGCGGCGGATGTAACGCCAACAACTACCAGTATGCGGGGGATATCCACAATGCCCACAAGTTCTCCTGTCAGCTTCAGAAAAAGCGGCTGGAGTGTGCCATTATGATCAAAGCGGCGCACCTTGCGGAGGATCTTGCAGACAAATAA
- the gap gene encoding type I glyceraldehyde-3-phosphate dehydrogenase: MAVKVAINGFGRIGRLAFRQMFGAEGYEIVAINDLTDPKMLAQLLKYDTAQGGYCGRIGQGLHTVEAGEGCIIVDGKKITIYAEPKAAELPWGKIGVDVVLECTGFYCSKEKSQAHIDAGAKKVVISAPAGNDLKTIVFSVNENTLTKDDTIISAASCTTNCLAPMAKALNDYAPIQSGIMSTIHAYTGDQMILDGPHRKGDLRRARAGAANIVPNSTGAAKAIGLVIPELNGKLIGSAQRVPVPTGSTTILTAVVKGKDVTKEAINAAMKAAASESFGYNEDQIVSSDVIGMRYGSLFDATQTMVAQIAEDLYEVQVVSWYDNENSYTSQMVRTIKYFAELG; encoded by the coding sequence ATGGCAGTTAAAGTAGCAATCAATGGTTTTGGCCGTATCGGCCGTCTGGCTTTCAGACAGATGTTCGGCGCTGAGGGCTATGAGATCGTAGCAATCAACGATCTGACAGACCCCAAGATGCTGGCACAGCTTCTCAAGTATGACACCGCTCAGGGCGGTTACTGCGGCAGAATCGGCCAGGGTCTCCACACTGTAGAGGCAGGCGAAGGCTGCATCATCGTTGATGGCAAGAAGATCACAATCTACGCTGAGCCGAAGGCAGCTGAGCTGCCCTGGGGCAAGATCGGTGTTGACGTTGTACTCGAGTGCACCGGCTTCTACTGCTCCAAGGAGAAGTCCCAGGCTCACATCGATGCAGGCGCAAAGAAGGTTGTTATTTCCGCTCCCGCCGGCAACGATCTGAAAACCATCGTATTCTCCGTAAACGAGAACACTCTGACCAAGGATGACACCATCATCTCCGCTGCATCCTGCACCACCAACTGCCTGGCTCCCATGGCAAAGGCTCTGAACGACTACGCTCCCATCCAGAGCGGTATCATGAGCACCATCCACGCTTACACCGGCGACCAGATGATCCTGGATGGTCCGCACAGAAAGGGCGACCTGAGAAGAGCAAGAGCAGGTGCTGCAAACATCGTTCCGAACTCCACCGGTGCTGCTAAGGCAATCGGCCTGGTAATTCCGGAGCTGAACGGCAAGCTGATCGGTTCCGCACAGAGAGTTCCGGTTCCGACTGGTTCTACCACCATCCTGACCGCAGTTGTTAAGGGCAAGGACGTAACCAAGGAAGCAATCAACGCTGCTATGAAGGCTGCTGCTTCTGAGTCCTTCGGCTACAACGAGGATCAGATCGTTTCTTCCGACGTAATCGGCATGAGATACGGTTCTCTGTTCGATGCTACCCAGACCATGGTTGCACAGATCGCTGAGGATCTGTACGAGGTTCAGGTTGTTTCCTGGTATGACAACGAGAACTCCTACACCAGCCAGATGGTTCGTACGATCAAGTACTTCGCAGAGCTGGGCTAA
- a CDS encoding HAMP domain-containing histidine kinase, translating into MMQTEQQRTQLAVLQDIFKHSHQYVWIADLSCQVLWCSHDSLPGAFRDLDIGKLLRSHRGMRLCSGRYTCTLDGLTYSYSLLRYPDPEDQAKDLLVIQMAGEDVFAAFLHDSMIREFLENQSGTIRQAVSGITAVSGQLAQRLRINQDEPARELLNVGISNCFRLLRSTAHTTELLRYAEAPVQRVRIDVCAFLQEFAQACTELLQGHMQVTLEDTEPVYIVSDPERFSACIQSMLLLSCGSGPCASLRIRAVCQREQLCISMLPAEADAPEKPAHRVRHDKLEPLHPGNPLDSEAYLIRRYCSVFGGTLEQGEAGWQLRLPLASSEDAELLACCSPKLDYAGNRFSRLQINLSQIAEFDFY; encoded by the coding sequence ATGATGCAGACAGAACAACAAAGGACGCAGCTGGCTGTGCTGCAGGATATTTTCAAACACTCCCATCAATATGTGTGGATCGCAGACCTGTCCTGCCAGGTGCTGTGGTGCAGCCATGACAGTCTGCCGGGGGCGTTCCGGGATCTGGACATTGGAAAGCTGCTCCGATCTCATCGGGGCATGCGGCTGTGCAGCGGCAGATATACCTGTACCCTGGATGGACTGACGTATTCCTACAGCCTGCTGCGGTATCCGGATCCGGAGGATCAGGCAAAGGATCTGCTGGTGATCCAGATGGCAGGAGAGGATGTATTTGCGGCATTCCTCCATGACAGCATGATCCGGGAATTTTTAGAAAATCAGTCCGGCACCATTCGCCAGGCGGTATCCGGGATTACCGCAGTCAGCGGACAGCTTGCCCAGCGGCTCCGCATCAATCAGGATGAACCGGCTCGGGAGTTGTTGAATGTGGGCATCAGCAACTGCTTCCGCCTGCTGCGGAGTACGGCGCATACCACGGAGCTGCTCCGGTATGCGGAAGCGCCTGTGCAGCGTGTCCGCATTGACGTGTGCGCTTTTTTGCAGGAATTTGCCCAGGCATGTACGGAGCTGCTACAGGGACATATGCAGGTGACTCTGGAGGACACAGAGCCGGTATACATTGTATCGGATCCGGAGCGTTTTTCTGCCTGCATCCAGTCCATGCTGCTGCTGAGCTGTGGCTCGGGTCCATGTGCCTCCCTGCGCATCCGTGCAGTGTGTCAGCGGGAGCAGCTTTGTATTTCCATGCTGCCGGCAGAAGCGGATGCACCGGAAAAGCCGGCACACCGGGTGCGGCATGACAAGCTGGAACCGCTGCATCCGGGAAATCCCCTGGATTCAGAGGCGTATCTGATCCGTCGGTATTGCAGCGTGTTCGGTGGCACACTGGAGCAAGGGGAGGCGGGCTGGCAGCTACGGCTGCCCCTGGCAAGCTCGGAGGATGCGGAACTGCTGGCTTGCTGCTCTCCCAAGCTGGATTATGCAGGAAACCGGTTCTCCCGGCTTCAGATCAATCTGTCCCAGATTGCAGAATTTGATTTTTATTAA
- a CDS encoding CTP synthase — protein MPIKYVFVTGGVVSGLGKGITAASLGRLLKARGYKVTIQKFDPYINVDPGTMSPYQHGEVFVTDDGAETDLDLGHYERFVDENLSVNSNVTTGKIYWNVLNKERRGDYLGGTVQVIPHITNEIKEKIYRVGKATSTDVVITEIGGTVGDIESTPFLEAIRQFVTEVGRENAMYIHVTLVPFIAGSNELKSKPTQHSVKELLSLGIQPNIIVCRTEMEIPEEMAEKISLFCNVRREDIIQNTTAPSLYEVPLMLENEGLANAVCHHLHLDNPKPDLHEWIEMVNRQKNAHKEVTIGLVGKYVALPDAYLSVAEALRHGGIVNDANVKILWINSEEITAETADGMLNMCDGIIVPGGFGDRGIEGMIEAIRYAREHQIPFFGICLGMQMAVVEFARNVAGLTDANSSEFTPDGKNCVIDIMDDQKDITDKGGTMRLGLYPCKLAPDSLCAKLYGDPLIYERHRHRWEFNNSYRELLTQKGLSIAGLSPDERLVEIIELKNHPWFIGVQFHPEFKSRPNKPQKLFADFIRASLANKEK, from the coding sequence ATGCCGATTAAGTACGTATTCGTCACCGGCGGTGTGGTTTCCGGACTTGGAAAGGGCATCACTGCCGCTTCCCTGGGACGTTTGCTCAAGGCCAGAGGCTATAAGGTCACCATTCAGAAATTTGACCCGTATATCAACGTGGATCCGGGTACCATGAGCCCCTATCAGCACGGCGAGGTATTCGTCACCGATGACGGTGCGGAAACAGACCTGGATCTGGGGCACTACGAGCGCTTTGTAGATGAAAACCTGAGCGTAAACTCCAACGTGACCACCGGCAAGATCTACTGGAATGTACTGAACAAGGAGCGCCGGGGCGATTACCTGGGCGGCACAGTGCAGGTCATCCCCCACATCACCAACGAGATCAAGGAAAAGATCTACAGGGTGGGCAAAGCCACCTCTACTGACGTGGTCATCACGGAAATCGGCGGCACAGTGGGCGATATCGAAAGTACCCCCTTCCTGGAGGCGATCCGTCAGTTCGTCACCGAAGTAGGCAGAGAAAACGCCATGTACATCCATGTAACCCTGGTACCCTTCATTGCAGGCTCCAATGAGCTGAAATCCAAGCCCACCCAGCATTCCGTCAAGGAACTGCTCTCCCTGGGTATCCAGCCTAACATCATCGTATGCCGCACGGAAATGGAGATCCCGGAGGAGATGGCTGAAAAAATCAGCCTGTTCTGTAATGTGCGCCGGGAGGATATCATCCAGAATACCACTGCGCCTTCCCTGTATGAAGTGCCTTTGATGCTGGAAAATGAGGGACTTGCAAATGCTGTGTGCCACCATCTGCATCTGGACAACCCCAAGCCGGATCTGCACGAGTGGATCGAAATGGTGAACCGGCAGAAGAATGCCCACAAGGAAGTGACCATCGGTCTGGTGGGCAAGTACGTTGCCCTGCCGGATGCATATCTGTCCGTTGCAGAGGCACTGCGGCACGGGGGCATCGTCAATGATGCAAACGTGAAGATCCTCTGGATCAATTCTGAAGAGATCACAGCGGAAACCGCCGACGGCATGCTGAACATGTGTGACGGCATCATCGTACCCGGCGGCTTTGGCGACCGGGGCATTGAGGGCATGATCGAAGCGATCCGCTATGCACGGGAGCATCAGATCCCCTTCTTTGGCATCTGCCTGGGCATGCAGATGGCGGTGGTAGAATTCGCACGCAATGTGGCTGGTCTGACCGATGCAAATTCCTCCGAATTCACACCGGACGGCAAGAACTGCGTCATCGACATTATGGACGACCAGAAGGATATCACCGACAAGGGCGGTACCATGCGACTGGGTCTGTACCCCTGCAAGCTGGCACCGGATTCCCTGTGCGCAAAGCTTTACGGGGATCCGCTGATTTACGAGCGGCATCGGCACCGTTGGGAATTCAACAACAGCTACCGGGAGCTGCTCACCCAGAAGGGATTGTCCATCGCAGGGCTCTCTCCGGACGAGCGGCTGGTGGAGATCATCGAGCTGAAAAACCATCCCTGGTTCATCGGCGTACAGTTCCACCCGGAATTCAAGTCCCGTCCCAACAAGCCCCAGAAGCTGTTCGCAGACTTCATTCGGGCATCCCTGGCAAACAAGGAAAAATAA